One Methanocalculus natronophilus DNA window includes the following coding sequences:
- a CDS encoding thioredoxin family protein, which produces MKIEVLGTGCMKCRRLAQNVEKAVSELGIKADIVKVEDITAIMERDVMLTPALMIDGELKVTGRVAEVAELMELFEKV; this is translated from the coding sequence ATGAAGATAGAAGTACTTGGAACCGGATGCATGAAATGCAGACGCCTTGCACAGAATGTTGAAAAAGCAGTCTCTGAACTCGGTATCAAAGCCGATATCGTGAAGGTTGAGGATATCACCGCCATCATGGAGCGGGATGTCATGCTGACACCCGCACTTATGATCGATGGCGAACTGAAGGTGACGGGGCGGGTTGCTGAAGTCGCTGAACTGATGGAACTCTTTGAAAAAGTATAA
- a CDS encoding arsenate reductase ArsC has translation MKKILFICTHNAGRSQIAEGYLNSRYNDSYQAFSAGSEPASQVNPLVIRAMQEIGIDLQDTRPKLIDEFDGVEMDILVTLCDSGTCPLFPWAKETIHQTFPDPKAITGTDEEILAGIRTIRDGITDWIDKTFGHV, from the coding sequence ATGAAGAAGATACTCTTTATCTGTACACATAACGCGGGCCGCTCCCAGATTGCCGAAGGCTACCTGAACTCCCGCTACAATGACAGCTATCAGGCCTTCTCTGCCGGATCAGAGCCGGCAAGCCAGGTAAATCCCCTTGTTATCAGGGCGATGCAGGAGATCGGAATCGACCTGCAGGACACAAGGCCGAAACTGATCGATGAATTTGACGGAGTTGAGATGGATATCCTGGTCACCCTCTGTGATTCCGGAACCTGCCCGCTCTTCCCCTGGGCAAAGGAGACGATCCACCAGACATTCCCGGATCCCAAAGCGATCACCGGAACCGATGAGGAGATCCTCGCAGGCATCCGGACGATACGGGATGGGATCACCGACTGGATCGACAAGACATTCGGCCATGTTTAA